The Glycine soja cultivar W05 chromosome 6, ASM419377v2, whole genome shotgun sequence genome has a window encoding:
- the LOC114417101 gene encoding F-box protein MAX2-like → MGDGSIVGHLPEEILLNVFAAVSDTRTRNALSLVSWSFYWLERKTRTSLTLRGNARDLHLIPTSFKHVTHLDLSFLSPWGHALFCSSSSAAAAAVDHQRHLAQHLRAAFPRVTSLAVYARDPDTLRLLLLSPWPELSAVKLVRWHQRPPTSANEADFAELFKKCRSLASLDLSSYYHWTEDIPTVLAANPISAAFLRRLNLLTTSLTEGFKSHEIESITASCPNLEHFLAVCNFDRRYIGSVNDDTLVSIASNCPKLSLLHLADTSSFSSRREEDEGFDGEDASISRAALMTLFSGLPLLEELVLDVCKNVRESSFAFEVVGSKCPNLRVLKLGQFQGICLAFESRLDGIALCHGLQSLSVGNCADLDDMGLIEIARGCSRLVRFELQGCRLVTERGLRTMACLLGRTLIDVRVSCCVNLDTAATLRALEPIREQIERLHVDCVWNGLKESDGLGHGFLSFDLNGLDEQDDVGKLMDYYFGGGECENTSKRKRQRCEYQMRVHDSFLESNGNGFYGKSWDKLQYLSLWIKVGDLLTPLPVAGLEDCPVLEEIRIKVEGDCRGQPKPAESEFGLSILACYPQLLKMQLDCGDTKGYALTAPSGQMDLSLWERFLLNGIGSLSLSELHYWPPQDEDVNQRSVSLPAAGLLQECYTLRKLFIHGTAHEHFMNFFLKIQNLRDVQLREDYYPAPENDMSTEMRVGSCSRFEDALNRRRICD, encoded by the coding sequence ATGGGCGACGGCAGCATCGTGGGCCATCTCCCGGAGGAGATTCTGTTGAACGTGTTCGCGGCGGTTTCCGACACCCGCACGCGGAACGCGTTGTCGTTGGTATCGTGGAGCTTCTACTGGTTGGAGCGCAAGACGCGCACATCTCTCACGCTCCGCGGCAACGCGCGTGACCTCCACCTCATCCCGACCTCCTTCAAGCACGTCACGCACCTCGACCTCTCCTTCCTCTCGCCGTGGGGCCACGCGCTCTTCTGCTCCTCCTcctccgccgccgccgccgccgtcgACCACCAGCGACACCTCGCGCAACATCTCCGCGCCGCGTTCCCGCGCGTCACCTCACTCGCCGTCTACGCGCGTGACCCGGACACTCtccgcctcctcctcctctccCCATGGCCGGAGCTCTCCGCCGTCAAGCTCGTCCGGTGGCACCAGCGCCCGCCGACCTCCGCGAACGAAGCCGACTTCGCTGAGCTCTTCAAGAAGTGCCGATCGCTCGCCTCCCTCGACCTCTCCTCCTACTACCACTGGACGGAGGACATCCCGACGGTGCTCGCCGCAAACCCTATCTCCGCCGCCTTTCTCCGCCGCCTCAACCTCCTAACAACCTCCTTAACAGAAGGATTCAAGTCTCACGAAATCGAATCGATCACCGCGTCGTGCCCTAACCTGGAGCACTTTCTCGCGGTCTGCAACTTCGATCGGAGATATATAGGGTCCGTCAACGACGACACGCTGGTTTCTATTGCTTCCAATTGCCCAAAGCTATCGTTGCTTCACTTGGCCGATACGTCGTCGTTTTCAAGTCGCAGAGAGGAGGACGAGGGTTTCGACGGAGAAGACGCTAGCATTAGCCGCGCTGCTCTTATGACTTTGTTCTCTGGACTTCCTCTTTTGGAAGAGCTCGTGTTAGATGTTTGTAAAAATGTCAGAGAGAGTAGTTTCGCTTTTGAAGTGGTGGGTTCAAAGTGCCCTAATTTGAGGGTTCTAAAATTGGGACAGTTTCAAGGGATTTGCTTGGCCTTTGAGTCTCGGCTTGACGGAATTGCCCTTTGCCACGGGCTTCAATCGTTGTCTGTTGGTAACTGCGCGGACCTTGATGACATGGGGTTAATTGAGATTGCCAGGGGGTGTTCGAGACTGGTTAGATTTGAGCTTCAGGGTTGCAGGCTTGTGACGGAGCGTGGACTGAGGACCATGGCTTGTTTGCTTGGCAGGACTCTGATTGATGTCAGGGTTTCTTGCTGCGTAAACCTTGACACAGCTGCGACTCTCAGGGCTTTGGAGCCAATTCGCGAGCAGATTGAGCGGCTCCATGTGGATTGTGTGTGGAATGGGTTGAAGGAGAGTGATGGCCTGGGACATGGGTTTCTTAGTTTTGATTTGAATGGTTTGGATGAACAGGATGATGTGGGTAAACTCATGGATTACTACTTTGGGGGTGGAGAATGTGAGAACACAAGCAAAAGGAAGAGGCAGAGATGCGAGTATCAAATGAGGGTTCATGATTCCTTTTTGGAAAGCAATGGCAATGGTTTCTATGGCAAGAGCTGGGACAAGCTGCAGTATCTTTCTCTCTGGATAAAAGTTGGTGATCTCTTGACTCCATTGCCGGTGGCAGGGTTGGAAGATTGTCCCGTCTTGGAAGAGATTCGGATTAAGGTTGAAGGAGATTGTAGGGGGCAGCCAAAGCCAGCAGAGAGCGAATTTGGTCTCAGCATTCTGGCTTGTTATCCTCAGCTATTGAAGATGCAGCTGGACTGTGGTGATACTAAAGGTTATGCTCTCACGGCACCCTCTGGGCAAATGGATTTGAGCCTGTGGGAGAGGTTTCTTCTGAATGGCATTGGCAGTTTGAGTCTCAGTGAGCTTCATTACTGGCCACCACAAGATGAGGATGTGAACCAGAGGAGTGTGTCACTTCCAGCTGCTGGCTTGCTACAAGAATGTTACACTTTGAGAAAGCTCTTCATTCACGGAACAGCACATGAACATTTCATGAACTTTTTTCTTAAGATACAAAACCTTAGGGATGTACAGCTGAGAGAAGATTATTATCCAGCTCCTGAAAATGACATGAGTACAGAGATGAGGGTAGGTTCGTGCAGCCGCTTTGAAGATGCACTGAATAGGCGTCGAATATGTGATTGA
- the LOC114416332 gene encoding endoglucanase 8-like, producing the protein MSSKVLLLVTMTMMMVMVTMTRAASINYAEALAKSILFFEGQRSGKLPPSQRIKWRKDSALHDGSDIHMDMVGGYYDAGDNVKFNFPMAFTLSMLGWSVVEFGDLMGSELQNALEAIRWGSDYFLKATKHPNIVVAQVGNPIADHDCWERPEDMDTPRTSYFVSQNRPGSELSAEIAAALAASSMAFRKTDPHYSNLLLIKAMQVFDFANKYRGSYNNSVGAGACPFYCDFSGYMDELIWGAAWLYKASNKPNYRDFVKANIQSMGNLDEFGWDCKHAGINVLVSQWAMADASSRDLFIPNADKFICSLLPSSPTKSVSYSKGGLLFKPGGSNLQHTTALSFLLIVYARYMQSAKKTVTCGNEVADPARLINLAKSQVDYILGKNPLGMSYMVGYGAKYPKKIHHRGSTLPSVDMHPQHIQCREGDQYFKSEKPNPNILTGAVVGGPAEDDSFQDSRYNVGQSEPTTYINAPFVGLLAYFNKHTIS; encoded by the exons ATGTCGTCAAAAGTGTTATTGTTAGTAACAATGACAATGATGATGGTGATGGTCACAATGACAAGGGCAGCTTCAATTAACTATGCAGAAGCATTAGCAAAGAGCATCTTGTTTTTTGAAGGTCAGAGGTCTGGCAAGTTACCACCTTCTCAACGCATCAAATGGCGGAAAGACTCTGCACTTCATGATGGCTCAGACATTCAT ATGGATATGGTAGGTGGATACTATGACGCTGGCGACAATGTGAAATTCAATTTTCCCATGGCATTCACATTGAGCATGCTAGGTTGGAGTGTCGTAGAATTTGGAGATCTGATGGGTTCAGAGTTGCAAAATGCATTGGAAGCAATCCGGTGGGGAAGTGATTATTTTCTCAAAGCCACAAAACATCCTAATATAGTTGTGGCACAAGTTGGCAATCCCATTGCCGATCACGATTGTTGGGAGAGGCCAGAAGACATGGACACTCCTCGAACCTCGTACTTTGTTTCTCAGAACAGGCCAGGTTCAGAACTCTCTGCTGAGATTGCTGCCGCACTTGCAGCATCTTCCATGGCTTTTAGGAAAACTGATCCTCACTATTCCAACTTGCTTCTCATTAAGGCTATGCAG GTATTTGACTTTGCAAATAAATATCGTGGATCTTATAATAACAGCGTCGGTGCGGGAGCATGCCCCTTCTACTGTGATTTTAGTGGCTACATG GATGAGTTGATTTGGGGAGCAGCATGGTTGTATAAAGCCAGTAATAAGCCCAATTATCGGGATTTTGTGAAAGCAAACATCCAATCCATGGGCAATCTTGATGAATTTGGATGGGACTGCAAGCATGCTGGCATAAATGTGCTTGTTTCGCAG TGGGCGATGGCTGATGCATCCAGTAGAGATCTTTTCATTCCTAATGCAGATAAATTTATATGCTCTTTGTTGCCGAGTTCCCCTACCAAATCTGTCTCGTACTCTAAAG GTGGACTTCTATTCAAACCTGGAGGAAGTAACCTACAACACACAACAGCTCTGTcatttcttttaattgtttatgCACGTTACATGCAATCTGCGAAGAAAACAGTAACATGTGGGAATGAAGTTGCCGACCCAGCTAGGCTCATAAATCTTGCAAAAAGTCAG GTGGATTACATATTGGGAAAGAACCCACTAGGAATGTCATACATGGTAGGGTATGGAGCCAAGTACCCTAAGAAGATACACCACCGAGGTTCAACTTTACCATCTGTGGATATGCACCCACAACATATCCAGTGTCGTGAGGGAGACCAATATTTCAAATCAGAAAAACCCAATCCTAACATTCTAACAGGGGCTGTGGTTGGAGGACCTGCTGAAGATGATTCTTTTCAGGATTCGCGCTATAATGTTGGTCAATCAGAGCCAACAACATACATCAATGCTCCTTTTGTTGGTCTTTTGGCTTACTTCAACAAGCATACTATTAGTTAG